AGATCTACGATTTAAGGTTGGAATACTGTTTACTGAACTAACTTGCCGACAGAGAAATAGACTAAGAATATAAAAGTCAAACCTGATTCTAAACGTTCTGACGCTCAATGCACGTGAACATTGAGCAGCAACAGTATTTAATCGCAGTAATGTTAATGGAAATCTGCTGAAACCATTATTTAGCCGTTAAAGTGCACCTCATTtagcattttccattttgcataGGTCCATTGTACTCCCTCATTTACTTTTTATTCTCTCTCATGCGCTTGGTATGATTTATTGAGTGTTCTAAAGCATGTACAGATACCTAATTTAAGTTCTTTTCAGACAACTGCATTTGCCCCATGTATCCCACCGTTTGTTCCCTTTACATCTAATCAACTCAAAACAACCACTGGACAATTTTACTGACTACAGCTTGTGCTGTGTTTAGCAAATTAGGTTCATGACAATGGTCTTCTAGCTTGACAGCAAGGTAGAATCATGCCGCAAAACGCTCACAACTGCACGCATCTCTAGTATTAGATCTAATCCAGCTCAGGTAACGCGTCACCCGTGTATAGACACCGGGATAGTTGGGACGGGCGCATCCCTCGCCCCACGACACTATGCCGACAAGCTGGCGGAAATCGCTATCCCCAACGTTTAGCGGTCCTCCGCTGTCACCCTGAAACGACAACAAATTACCGTCATTGTCCTGTTCGCAGTCGCTGTTCGCCAATATGTTAAATCTCACACCTGACATGCGTCCCGTCCTCCTTCAGTGTATCCTGCGCAGAGCATGTTGTCCGTAATGCGTGAAGCACGATAGCTGGACTTTCGACATTGCAGATTAGAAATGATCGGTACCACAGCTTTCTGCAAACCCTGCGAAAGACTGCCGTTACCAAGCTTTCCCCAACCGATCACCGTTCCGTTCTGTCCAGCGAAGCTTCTCCCATTGCTAGGAAGACAGATCGGAACGAAGCTCCCACCGGCATCAACCGGATGCTGCAATTTGACCAACGCAATGTCATTGTTAAACGTGTCCAGACTAAACCGTTCGTGACCGTACAGTTTCACGATGGTGCGTGTGACCATCTGCGCGTGCTCCACATCGTACAGCTTCGCCAACAGCTGCTGGGGCGTGAAGCTAAGCACACAGTGTGCCGCGGTCACGATGTAGCGATCGTTGATCAAGGATCCGCCACAGTAAAACGCACCCCGGTACAGCAGCATCACTATCCAGGGATATTCTTTCACGTCGGCCGCATCTCCACCCACGATTCTCGAACCCGTCTTGCCTCGGCCGCAAGCTATGATGCAGAGAAAGTTGTTTGGTGAGACGAGATAATCTCTTCTTCACAGGGTGTTTCAAAACATCGCATACGTACAACACTCCGAGCAGTCACGTGGTGGCGGCTTCGGTGTCGAACTGACCGGCGTTTCCACACCGAAGCTTGGTGGCCGGTAGTTAAGCACGGTTGATAGCCACGCCAGGAGTGGGTTTTTTGCACGAAACCGGTTATCACTGCCCGTGCTGATCATAATCGGCGTCACATAGATGTCATAATTGATCCGGTTGTGTTCCTCATCCTCTCGCTTGTGCCACATAATCGGAAgacatgaaacaaaaacaaaacaataaacaatttgCAGCAGCAATTCGCCAGAACATTAGGGTAACTAAGCAACTTACACCAAACACTAAGCACAGAACAACCAGTTCTATCCAGATCATAACCTGCAACACCTTCATATCTTCTGCTCGGGagtagcaccaccaccacaaagcAATGACCAGATCACCGTAAAGCCGTAAGCTATCCCTCAAAACAAAATCGGTGATCGTCCAAAAATGAGCTCACCAGCAGCTCGACACTTCCGCATCCTCGCACAACGCAACACTATCGCTCACTGGCTGCGTTTTTGACTGTGACCGTGCACATACATCGCGCCGAGCCACGGTGCTGATCTCCCGACCTCcgtgtcacacacacacaaactatgCCGACTGCGGGGGAGGGAACGACTGACTGACCGCAACGTTATTGTAAGATTATCATGCGATGTGTTTGGGCAGACGCAAAACGACATCGCGTCCAAAAGCACCCCGAAGTCCGCCCCGGGTTGAAGTGTAAAAatcaccgacagtaaataaacgggaacaaacaaacagacaaaaaagctAACCtgacaaaaataattaaagaaaGCACTCGCTGGGCTGGGGTCTTCTGTGTAAAAGATCCGCGCTCACGTCCTGCTGCTGACAGCTCACACACCATTACCACTGTGGTAACGCGCCCTCGCACCGACCGTTGAACAATAGTGTATGGAGCAATCGTAGTATCAAGTGAAAGCGTATCAGAATGGAAGAAACTGACCCAGTCTGCCAGCAAAGGAGGGAGATTcagcaaataaataagataACGAAGAGaataggggggaaaaaaacgagatCGAGTCAGTTGTCACCAACTGATCgccgtgtgtgtatgcgtaaTCGGATGTAGAATCTGTGCGAAAGTAAATGGAATATTGCACGAAAGGGAGTTTTTCGTAGTTGTGTTATATAAAGTGGTTCCCTTAGTTTGGGTTGCATCCGAGTAGATTAATGTCAAAATATGGTTAAAGTTAACGAAGTGCTCCGAACCAGAAACAGAAGTAAAGGACACTACATGTTTGTTATATTtgttatgtatgtatgtatgtatgcatgATCAGTTCAAATCTTGACAGCAAGCATGTCATGCTTATGAGCACAGCAAACATCTGTGAACGCAGTTGACCTGTACAAATGTCACTTACTAAATGTTTTTGCATCTCTTTACCCCTCCTTTACCGATTATGTTGGTTTATATGATTATTACTCTGCGTAGAAGTCACACACGCGCCCGTTGCTGGCTATAAACCTTAATCCGCAAAATGTTACGAGCGGCAAACGATAATTTATGCACAAAATCTAGCGGTACATTTCTCCACCGGCAGACAGAACCGGTCGAGTTGGTGTCCGTTCAATCCAAACCTACCTATCCTCGAGACATTACCAACCCTGACCGTGAAGAAGCACGCTACTCTTCATTCACGCGCGTGCGTACGATCGTGCTGCTCGATCATTGGATTGCGAACAGTAAAAACAGCGCACGGCGCTCGAGAAGAGTGAAGACCACGataaacacacagcaaaagaGGACGcgacgaaaataaataataatgaatacaacaaaacacccctagaaaaaggaagaaccaGTGGACTTTGGCTACTGTGGATGTGACAAGTTCAAGACCACGGCTCTAGGGTATGGGTGGTAAGCTTATTTGGTCAAACAATACACTAGCTCCAATGGTTCCCGCTGCTAATTCCACACTCACCGTGGGTAGAACGTCCTAACGGCATGGCTAACATCGATTGGTTGCATCTACCTAAAAGGGTACTTTCGAATTGACTCGCAAACTTAAACACGCCGTTTACGACCTGAAAACATCGCCAACCAGCCAAACCATCTAGAGCAAGTGGTCCTGAAGGCTGAATCATCTGTTCGGCTGTGGTGCCAGTGTGTGCCAGAAGGGCTCTCCTATCTTATATGTCTTGCACTGTGGTCGTGTCAACCGGCCAGGCGCCAAGATGTGGTCAGGTGTGGCGAGATCCGCTCGGCAGCGTTTAGTTGTGTACGATCGTGCGTCGCGACTAGAGCGATCGCCACACCGGTAGCCGGTCGAACTGTTCCGCTCGCGTCGAATCCAACGCTACGATTGTGGTGAAAATCAACGGCAAGCTCGAAACCGCTAGAAGAGCAAGTTTTAACCCTCTAACGACACAAAGCCTGTCAACAGAAAGCAACACACGCTCAATTTATATGCAAAGTACACATCCCCCTGGCGGCAGTGCATTCCTCAGTTCAATTCAAATCCAGTGAGAGCGTACCCGTACTTGAGCCAAATAGTGGCTCAAACAGTAACAGGCCACACCGCCAACCAGTCAGCAGGATTCGCTGGACAGGCGAAAAGAAAGTTGAAACCGGGATCGCCTCACACAAGCGATGCAGTGCGTTCATGCACTTCTTTGTAGTGGCATGCAGCTGTCAGTCCTGTTTATGGTTGGCCTGTTCTTTCTCAGTGAGCCCACGGCTGGTGGACGTGTAAGTTTCCAGAATCAGTTCACCCTGAGTGCTTTTCCCCGTCCTCATGCTCTTAGGATGAAAGCGAGAGATCAGCGTGGCGAACACGTTTTCGTACtcgtttcgttgttttgcGGACCCATTTGGAGGATGAAGAATACATGACaagggttgttgttttttttttatttcggtgTATAAGCccgttgtgagtgtgtgagacGATGAGATGAGAGGTACAACAAAGATATGAGTATCCAGAGTTCAACAAACTTTAAAGCATGAGGAGCATGAGGAAAGCTCATGCTACACCGGAAGAATGGAAACCAAAAGCAATAGAACTGTGAAACTGCTGCCAAAATCTACAACAGGTTTttggaaacgaaacgaaacgaaacgaaaccacTTTCCAACAAAAAGGGACGCTATAAACGTCCAATTCttcgcattttgtttttttttgttttttgttacgtTTGGTTTGTTCCAGCTAATCAAATTACAAACATTGAAAAAGGCTATTCGACTGTTATGGAATTCCTTTATTGAAAGTAATACTTCTAGACTCCGTTTAAAAACAACTATTCAGATGTTTCTGAGGCGATGAGCCTACTTATTACTACAATcctaaataatttttataaatataatttatttataattgtttGTGAAAAACAACTTACATAAAAACTTACATAAAGTTAATAAAACCTCTCTTGTTGAACGACAGGAAGGAAATCTGaaaggttttatattttttaagagCAACAATGTGTTCAACTAACCGTCAAATTGCCATCTTTTTTCGTATCACAGATTGCTGAACAGAAACAAGCCATAAACTTTCCAGCTCCAATAcaatcagaaaaaaataatcctttcATCGAATGGCTGGCAGGACTAATTGGCACTACTACGCCACCACCCCAAGAAACTCTCACACCACCGGAAAACTGTCCAAAATGCAGTAGGTTCTCTTTAGATACCAATATCGTTGCATTATCTAATGATTCCTACTTTATGTTTCGTCTTACAGAATGTGGAAGGACTAATCGACTAACGCGAATCGTCGGTGGACAGGAAACTCAAGTCAACCAGTACCCATGGATGGCAATGTTGATGTATTCCGGCACATTCTACTGTGGAGGATCACTGATCAGCGATCGTCACGTTCTGACGGCAGCTCATTGTGTGCACGGTTTCCAACGGAAGAAGATCAGCGTTGCCCTGTTGGTGCACGATCGAGTCTCAACGAGCGAATCAATGACGATGGTCTCGCAGGTATTGCGCGTGATCGAACATAATGGGTACAACTCAAACAACTATAACAGTGACATTGCCATCCTTCGGTTGGCCACCACTATGAACTTCGACGATAAACTTAAGCCCGTATGTTTGCCAACTGCGTCGAAACCTTTCACCGGATACGATGTAAGATCGAATTATCACGCAGGACACGGTCTTGCAACGTCGTAATAaactgaggttttttttttaatccatcTCTACTACGCAGGGCATCGTGACAGGTTGGGGTGCAACATCGGAAAACGGTGCCATTTCCACTAATCTGCAGGAGGTAACGGTTCCGATCATGTCCAATGCTGACTGTCGGAAAACGGGATACGGACCGACGCGTATCACGAACAATATGCTGTGTGCCGGGTACGAGGAAGGAATGAAGGATTCCTGCCAGGGTGATAGCGGAGGTCCGCTGCATgtgatcaaacaaaacaccacgGAGAATGTGCATCAGATCGCGGGCATTGTGTCCTGGGGTGAGGGCTGTGCCAAGCCCAACTATCCCGGCGTTTACACGAGAGTAAACCGGTTCGGTACGTGGATTAAATCCAATACGGCCGATGGCTGCTACTGCAGTGAAGAGTAGGCACACACTTTGACCGATGTGCTGATCGGTTGTCTAATGTAAACCTTATAAACTCGAATAAATgggtttaaaaattgaaactgaAACTTCGGTTGTATTCAAAGTTCCGAAAGCTTGCAATGAAGGCTAGTGCCTAAGAataaccagtttttttttgctcttttttacctCGTCAAGCATAAGAAGTTTGAAAAAGTACAGTATACGTTGGCAGTTGACAGAATGGTGTCATGCTTTTATGGCTGATTGTTGATCAGTTTTTACTGTTGCAATTTCTCTCGTTGGTAGTACAGGTGTGGAAtcgttttatttcgtttggaGAAATTATATTCGACATAAAAGCACCCATAAAAGCAAACGGTTCTACATTCTTCGGGCGTTCCTTGAGAAATACGGTTGAGAAAGTGCTTGACCATGGCGCATTGTACCgctatttttcttatttggcTTACCATTATTATTTACGGACAGAAGGTATGCACTTACTGATTCGGCTTTTTTGCAATCTTACATCAAACGCTAATGATCAAGTTCTCATTCTACCACAGATAAACGGTTCTGGTCCAAATGATCCTATCACAACCGAAGCACCATTGAGAAGTGTAATTGACCATTATCTGTCTATTCAGCAAAGCCTGCACGCACAACGCATTCGAACTCGTAATTCTGTACGAATTACGAAACCTAGACGATCAGTGTTTAGTAATTACATCCAGCAACTAATTCAGATGAATCGTACTTCACACATTTACAAACCAGTGGCGTTCGTTCAGCCTTTACAAGATGAGCAGCAAACTCCAGACCCCAGTCCCACCCAGAATGGGCTCAGTAGTTTTCTGCTGGTGCTGTCGAGTCTTTCTAACCGTCCTTACCTTAGCGATCAATCTACAAACAGTAGCTCCGGTGGTATCGTTAGTGGTGGAATAGCCGCTTTTCAAGAGACGGTTTCACAAGTTGGCAATTCCATTCAGAATGGAATCAATTCTGTCTTTGGATCGAACCAACCGAATGAAGCATCGGTTTCGGCCAGCTGGAATCCTGTGCGTCCCATTTCGAGTGCCTTAGCGTCTGCGTCATCATCGCATCCTTCGTTTTGTCCAACGAATTGCACTATGGGTAAGGAACCTCATTAACAGACTttgttggaagattttttttttaaatcttcctCTTTGCAGTTTGTGGTTTGACACAACCGGCACCATCCTTGCGCATTGTCGGAGGGACAGATGTTACCCCATCGAATCGATACCCTTGGATAGCTTTGTTACAGTACTACGGACAAAACGCTGGAACAGGAACGCTAATCAACGACCGTGTCGTGCTAACATCCGGTACGATCATATCGAATATGATCGTTTTCAAGCAGATCAAAGTTCTGTTTGGTGTGTACGATCCGAATGTCATCACCGAGGGTTCTTCCGTCAAGATATTCTCCGTCACTAGAACTAAGCTTCATCCGCAATACACCGCAAACAATCGGTTTAGCTATAATATTGGGCTGCTCCAGTTGGCAGTTCCCGTGACAATCACCACTACTTTCATGCCCATCTGTTTGCCCAACACTTTGGACAATTTGTCCGGTGCTGAAGCACTGCTTGCGGGTTGGGGAGCCCGTGAACTTGGAGGAGAATCGTGGAAAAGTCTGCAAGCCGTAACGATTCCTTTGTACTCGTTGGAAGAATGCCAACTCGCCTATCCCAACGCTACCGACAGCAATCTTTGCGGTGGTATATTTGGACCGGCAGCGAAGGATCAGCACAAAACTTCTTGTAATGTAAGTATGCTGGTGCTTAATTTCAATCACAATAGGATCAAGCGAAAGCTTAACGGAATTTCTGCATACTCCTTCTTCCACCGTCCTAGGGAGACGAAGGAGCGGGCCTTATGTATCCCTGGCGAAATGATCCATCATACATAACACTCATCGGAATAACGCTACAAATTCCGGGCGTTGGCTGTGGCAGAACGAACGAACCGGCGATATTCACGAAACTGCATGCGTTCCTCCCTTGGGTGCGAAACCAATCGTCAGGATGTTATTGCAAAGCTTGAGAAAAACAACTCgaatgttgaataaaaatattttaatgttcCCGGCGAAATGATTCCATTTGATTGCAGCGCGAACTGCAACTCTTCCGTTTATTTCTATTGGAACTTGTTTCTTTCGATACTGCTTAACAAAAAAGCAGTAGGAAGTTGCattcgcgaaaaaaaaacaatcattcttCCCAAAAGCCAATGACCTCGTCCGAAACGAAAACTTGAAACCTGTTCTTGCAACAGATTTCGTGCAACGACATAACTGTACTGACTGCAATTTTAGGGCCCACGAATTCTGCGATAACGATCTTTGCACGTCGTTCTGTGCTTCCACCATCAccgaaaatcaaatcaattgcCCAAGAGAGTTtcttgggctttttttttgtccttttctGGAATTGTTCTGGATCTGGCATAACAGGATTCATCGTCCAGTTGTGCATTCGGGCGAGAACAAAACGTTTCGTTTGGACCACGGCTTAGCTCAGTTTGTCGGTAGCGCTCGCACAGATCAGAAGTGGTAACGCTTTGGTTTTTGGGCAGCAACGATGCAAGTGTTTTCGGTTCAGCTTTGGCTTTTAAGTGGTCTAGTGATATCCTCCGCACACCATGGACAAGTAAGATCTGATCCTGTATCCTCTAGTGTGACATAATTTATCCTTCTTGttaagagagaaaaattaacacttttgttgtttgtaaacTTTCCCTCAAAAATTGCAGCAAAATTCCGAAGGAACGGTCGATACACACGGTTCG
This genomic window from Anopheles maculipalpis chromosome 2RL, idAnoMacuDA_375_x, whole genome shotgun sequence contains:
- the LOC126558497 gene encoding trypsin-1-like translates to MQCVHALLCSGMQLSVLFMVGLFFLSEPTAGGRIAEQKQAINFPAPIQSEKNNPFIEWLAGLIGTTTPPPQETLTPPENCPKCKCGRTNRLTRIVGGQETQVNQYPWMAMLMYSGTFYCGGSLISDRHVLTAAHCVHGFQRKKISVALLVHDRVSTSESMTMVSQVLRVIEHNGYNSNNYNSDIAILRLATTMNFDDKLKPVCLPTASKPFTGYDGIVTGWGATSENGAISTNLQEVTVPIMSNADCRKTGYGPTRITNNMLCAGYEEGMKDSCQGDSGGPLHVIKQNTTENVHQIAGIVSWGEGCAKPNYPGVYTRVNRFGTWIKSNTADGCYCSEE